The Leptolyngbya sp. 'hensonii' genome includes the window GGCCAGGTGCCAGTAAGCCGTGCCCAGATTGTTCTGGGTGGAGGCATACTTCAGGGGGTCCACGGCAGGCTGACGGTGGCGCAGGGCTTCCTGGTAGGCCGCGATCGACTGTTGCAGGTTGTCTACCGTATCTTGGTGGCGGGCCAGATCCCCATAGGCGGCTCCCAAATTGTTCTGGATCATGGCATAGGACATCGATTGGGTTGTGACATCCAGATGCTTCAGAGCCGCACGATAGGTCTCGATACTTTGGCTCAGTTGCCCCAACTTCTGATCCGGGTTGGTGAGCTGGCGGGAGAGCATCCAGTAAAGATTCCCCAGATCGTTCAGAACGTCTGGCAGCAGAGGGTGGGGCGAGGCAGCGGTCTGAGAGAGAGGGAGCGAACTATGGTCCAGGCAGATCAGAACCTGTTCATAGGCCTGGATCGCAAGGTTCAAGTTGGCGTCGGATCCTTCACCCTGTTCAACCCGATCGCGATAGTAATTGCCCAGGTTGCGACAGGCAATGGCCAGTTCCAGATTGGAGGCGGGCTGTTGACCCAACTGCTCAATTTCTTCCAGGAGGCGCTGAGCTGGTCTGTCCTGGATCAGGCTGCGCCACAACTCTAATTGAGATGCACTTAATGGTGACGGAGAAATGACCTGTGCGGGCGGATGGACAGGTGCGGCAGCGGCTTTGAGGGGGGAGGCTACCGGCTGGAGCGTGGGTTTGGGGGGAGCAAAGGGGTCTCGCCGCAAATGCACCACCTTGTCCTGGGGTTGGGGGAGGAGATTGCCCAGTTCCAGGACTGCCCGTTGTGGTTGCTGCACAGGCCGCTGATTGCCCTGTTGGGGGATCCGCTGTCGATTAGCGGTTTTGGTAGTGACCTGAGCGGGTTGCCCTGACGTTTTGAGAAACTGGTACTGCCGAGGTTGGGAGACTGGTAGACTATTTGCCGTTTCATGAGGTGGGGCCGTTTCTGTCTCTGCTTCTATGGCTAAGCTGTCCCTGCTTTCCGGCTGAATTGCTTTTTCGGTGGTTGCTGCTTCAGAGGCTGGCCGGGAAGAGGGATTGTCGCCCAATTTGGCCAGGTCTTCGGTCAAGATATCCCAGATGTCTGGCTTCTCCGGTTGGTCCTGCTTCAGGTAAGTTGGTTCCGTCCGATTGAGCTCCACCACTTTCGAATCGGTTAAATCTGCAGTGGGCTGAGCTTTGCGATCGAGATCAGCCGGGGAGCTCAGAGCTGCGATTGGGGTCGGGTCCCCAGCAAATTCGAAGAACCCGGTGCGCAAATTCCAGAATTCAGGGGCAGATTGCTGCACACTATGGAACCAGGGACGAGGCAACCAGAGGAGTAAGCTAGATTCAATCAGTGACAATTCCTGTTCCATCGTCCGTAGATAGCTGAGAAACTGCCATTGCACCGAAGCGGGTTGGCGAGTCAATTTTTCAATGCCCAGAATCTGGAATCCTGGAGCAGACTGATGCCCCGTTCTCGATCGGGGGGGCGGATTTTTACTCAGCCAGCGGGCAATTTGAGCTACTGGATTGGGATCGCTCAAGTCCAGGGTCAGGGTGACTAGGCGAGGATAAGTGTCCTGTCCTGTATGGGAATCGGCTGCGGGCGCGATCGGGTAAGCCAGTTCTGTATCCAGTTGGGCTGATAGATGGCTCTGGAGGGCTAAGTCATCACAGACAGCCACAAAAATCTGCCGACGCAGGTCCAGACCCAGGGCAAGCTTAAGGCGCTGGTAAATCTGCTGGTTCTGATTAGAGATAGAGGATAGAGCCGTATCTATCACGCGAGTGGCACAGGGAAAGGGTGGGCATCGAAATATACACCACTCTTCCAATCACTTTTGTCTGGGTCAGGATTGTCATCCAATTGAGAGCAGACAAATTTGCCAAAATAATAAAGAACCAGGTTCTTGGGGTAGAACCTGGTCTTATCAACGATCTAAAGCCAGTCAAACTTTGGTTATTAACCGATCTGTGAAACAGAGAAGGCCACAAAAATCAGCCCACTGACTAAAGCAAGAGCTACAGAACCGAGAATGATATAGTTCCGTTTCTCAGTTTGAGTGGGAGGTTCGGCCCGGTACATCTTAGGCTCAGCCGCAAAGTTGTTGAGACGACCACCCTCTTCAGTTGTGTAAGGCATTAATACAATCCTCTTTATTTAATTAATCTATCTTAACAAAACTTCGTTGAATTAGTCATTATTTGGCTGTTTGGGTACGGCTGACTTTTGATCAGACTGTCATGGGTCCTTTGGCTGGTAGGGTACCCATGACTAATGACCCATAACCAATGACTAACTCCTGACCATTCCCGTGAGAGGCGAACTGGCACTCGCGTAATCTTTGACGGGAATGCGACCGGCCAGAAAAGCGAGTCGTCCGGCATTGGTGGCCAGTCCCATGGCAGAGGCCATGGCCATCGGATTCTGGGCCTGGGCGATCGCGGTATTGATCAACAGGGCATCTGCCCCCATTTCCATGGCCTGGGCGGCTTCACTAGGGGTGCCAATGCCTGCGTCAACGACAACAGGGACCGTCGCATTCTCAATGATGATCTGGATGTTAGCGGCATTCCGAATGCCCTGACCCGATCCGATCGGGGAGCCCAGGGGCATCACGGTGGCACAACCGGCCTCTTCCAGGTGTTTGGCCAGCAGGGGATCAGCATTGATGTAAGGCAGAACTGCAAAGCCTTCTTTCACCAGTTGGGTGGCAGCCTGCAGGGTTCCGATCGGATCGGGGAGGAGATAGCGAGTATCCGGAATAACTTCCAGCTTGACGAAGTTATTGTCTTCCTGACCCAGTAGCTTGGCCATTTCCCGTCCCAGGCGAGCGACGCGGATGGCCTCTTCTGCGGTCTGACAACCGGCTGTATTGGGAAGCATCCAGAGCTTCTGCCAGTCCAGAGCTTCTGCCAACCCCTCATGGCCGGGTGCATTTGTCTGCACCCGGCGGACTGCGACAGTGACAATCTCACAGCCGCTGGCCGCAATGCTTTGGCGCATCTGCTCAAAAGTTTGGTATTTGCCTGTCCCCGTCATCAGGCGGGATTGAAAGGAGCGTCCAGCGATCGTCAGGGGGGTATCCTGCCGCAGTTGCTCTGGGGTTTTATCTAAGGTTTGCATGGAGTATAAACCTGATGTCTCTCTTTCGATGCTATAGCAATCCTGCTGGTTCATTGCTCTTGGTCACATAGATGCTGACTACAGATTGTCTACCTCCAGCCCCAACCGTCCTATGGGATGTTCGGTAAATACGCCTTCATAGAAAAGGCCCCTGCAATTCAGTATATAGAGGAGATTCCTCATGAAGAGTGGGGTTGGAGTGCCATAGTTCGGTCAGGAAGCTGCCTCTGATCATGAGCCTTGTGGAGGGATCATGGTCAGGTGCCTGGTCTGACGGTTCTAGACATTGCTGCCGGTTGCACCCAACTGGTCTTCCAATCTCCCCGATACGAGCAATGATCGGGCCAGTGCAGCCCCTAGTTTTTTAATGGATGAAGTAGCGCCGGAGTAACCTATGGCAAAAGTTGTTGGAATTGACTTGGGCACGACCAACTCGGTTGTGGCAGTGATGGAAGGCGGTAAGCCCTCTGTGATCGCCAATGCTGAAGGTTTTCGAACCACCCCCTCGGTTGTGGCCTTCGCGAAGAATGGCGATCGTCTCGTCGGTCAGATTGCCAAGCGTCAGGCCGTCATGAACCCGGAAAACACCTTCTATTCAGTCAAGCGGTTCATTGGTCGTCGCCATGATGAAGTCACCCATGAGGCCACGGAAGTTTCCTACCGGGTGATTAACGACCACGGCAACGTGCGGTTAGATTGTCCGACTGCGGGTAAGCAATTTGCGCCGGAAGAAATTTCAGCCCAGGTGTTGCGGAAGCTGATCGAGGATGCCAGTAAGTACATCGGCGAGACGGTGACCCAGGCTGTGATTACCGTACCTGCTTATTTCAACGACTCCCAGCGTCAGGCAACCAAAGATGCTGGTCGCATTGCCGGGGTAGAGGTGCTCCGAATTATCAACGAGCCGACAGCCGCAGCTCTGGCCTATGGTTTGGAAAATAAGGAGAATCAGACCATCCTGGTCTTTGACCTGGGGGGTGGAACTTTTGACGTCTCCATTCTGGAAGTGGATGACGGCTTTTTCGAGGTGAAATCGACCAGTGGCGACACCCATCTAGGTGGGGACGATTTTGATAAGAAAATTGTGGACTTCCTGGCTGAGGACTTCAAGCGCACCGAGGGGATCGAGCTGCGGAAAGATAAGCAGGCCCTGCAGCGGCTGACCGAAGCGGCAGAAAAAGCCAAGATTGAGCTTTCCAGTGTGACTCAGGCTGAGATCAACTTGCCCTTTATCACAGCGACCCAGGAAGGCCCTAAGCACCTGGATATGACTCTGACCCGAGCCAAGTTCGAGGAATTGTGCTCGGACCTGTTCGATCGCTGTCGGGTGCCTGTGGAAACCGCCATGCGGGATGCTGGTCTGACGAAGAACGACATCGACGAGGTGGTTCTGGTGGGCGGATCGACCCGGATTCCAGCGGTGCAGGAACTGGTCCGCCGCTTAATGGGCAAGGAGCCGAACCAGAGCGTTAACCCGGATGAGGTCGTAGCCGTTGGTGCTGCGGTGCAGGCTGGTGTGCTGGCTGGTGAGGTCAAGGATATCCTGCTGTTAGATGTGACCCCCCTCTCTCTGGGGGTGGAAACCTTGGGGGGTGTGATGACCAAGATTATTCCGCGCAACACCACGATCCCCACCAAGAAGTCAGAAGTCTTCTCCACGGCTGTCGATGGGCAGACCAATGTGGAAATTCATGTCCTGCAGGGTGAGCGGGAAATGTCCAGTGACAACAAGAGCCTGGGAACCTTCCGGTTGGATGGCATTCCTCCGGCTCCCCGGGGAGTTCCTCAAATTGAAGTCACTTTTGACATTGATGCCAACGGGATCCTGAATGTTCGGGCGAAGGACAAGGGTACGGGTAAGGAACAGTCCATCAGTATTACAGGCGCTTCCACCCTGCCGAAGGATGATGTGGAGCGGATGGTGCGGGAGGCGGAATCTAATGCCTCGGCTGACCGGGAACGCCGGGAGAAAGTTGATCTGAAGAACCAGGCAGACTCTCTGACCTACCAGGCAGAAAAGCAACTGAGCGAGCTGGGCGATAAGGTTCCTGCAGCTGATAAGACCAAGATTGAGGGGCAGATTAAAGAGCTGCGTGAGGTGGTTGCCAAAGAGGACTTCGATCGCATGAAGACCCTGACCACGGAATTGCAGCAGACCCTTTATACCGTCGGCAGCAATATTTACCAGCAGGCTGCCGGGGCTGCTGGAGGCCCCACCACCGATGAGGACCCCACCCCTCCGCCTCCTGGTGGGGGCAGCAAAGATGACGATGTCATTGATGCCGATTTCACAGAAAGCAAATAAGTCAAAACTGGTAGAGGTATTGTGGAGACATTGCTTGCAATGTCTCCACAGCTTTTGCATCGAATTTTAGGGGGGCAGCTTAACTGCCGTCCATACCTGGAACTTCGAATTTATACCCGACTCCCCGGACTGTCTGGATCAGGGCAGGCTGGGTGATGTCTGTTTCAATTTTTTTGCGGATCTGGCCAATGTGCACATCCACAACCCGCTGATCCCCGACGTACTCGTAATCCCACACCTGCTGAATCAGTTCGGCCCGACGCCAGACTCGACCGGGATGACTGGCCAGAAAATGGAGCAAGTCAAATTCCAGGGCGGTCAAAGGCACTAACTGATTGTTCAGAGTGACCTCACGGCGCACGGGATCGATCGCGAGCTTGTCAAACACCAGGCTTTGCTGTTCGGCAGGTTTAATATCCCGAATCCGCCGCAGCAGGGCCTCTACCCGAACGCCCAGCTCTCCCAGGCTAAATGGTTTGGTGATATAGTCATCTGCCCCGGTTGAAAACCCTCTGATCTTGTCCGCCTCGTCGGTGCGGCTGGTTAACATCAGGACAAAAACATTCGTGCGACCCTGCATCTCCTGACAGAGATTGTAGCCATTGGCGTCAGGAAGATTCACATCCAGAATCACTAGGTCCGGATTGAACTGCTCAAATAGGGCCATAGCAGTTTTACCGTCCTCGGCAGATTCCATCTGGTAGTTATGCTTCGCCAGAAAACGGTGAATCAGGTTACGAATCGCGGGATCATCGTCAACCACAAGAATCTTAGCTGGAGCCATGACTGTAACTCTGTGTTGGACGGGGTAAACAGAAATCAATGGGCCAACAATGGTATTGATTCTGCAAACAGTATTCTAGACAATTATCTACAGTTATTACCCGAATCGCCAAAAATCCCTTGCTAAAATTGAAAGTCATTCGAATTGCTACCGATCGAGGCTGGGCAGGGTAGATGGATTGTTCCCTGGTTCCAGGCCTATCCAGTCTGGACTGCTGGTCACTTTGCAGGCAAAGTTGCAGAGGGTTCCAATCTGCCTTCTTTCTAATTAAGTTCGGAAAATATTCAGCAGAAAGATTTATTGGCAGTTACACTAAATGTGAGTTGTTGGGCCTCTCGGAGGATATCGATGAGCGATCAAAGTCCTTACCAAAGGCTTGGGATCACTGAAGATGCATCATTTGATGAAGTGCAAGATGCAAAAGAGCGTCTGCTCAAACATCATGCTGGCGATCGAGGGCAGCAGGAGCTCATTGAAGCTGCTTATGATGCAATTTTGATGGAGCGCCTGCGGATGGTTCAACAGGGCAAGATTAAGGTGCCCGATCGGATTCGCTATGCTGAGAAACTCACCCAGGTTCCTGCCAGCTTTACTCCCGTTCCTGCAACTCAACCCCCGGCCTGGTTAAGAAACCTGATCGATACCCCCAGTCGGTCTCATTTGATCTGGTCGGCAGGGGTGTATACAGTTTTAGGAGTTGCCAGTGTCCTCTTTGCTGCCGCTACCAATAGTGCCATTTTGCAGTTGACCCTGGCTTTTGGGATTGCCACCTGCCTCTATTTTCTGAATGCTAAGGAACATAAGTTTGGTCGGGCTGTTCTCCTGACTCTGGCTGGTCTGATCACTGGTTTGCTTCTGGGAAGTGCCCTCGGTTCTTTGATTCCCCCGGCGGTTTTGCAGGGAGAAGTGCTAGCCACCCTGGTGACGCTTCTGATCTTCTGGGTTATTAGCAGTTTTCTGCGTTAAAGGCTTGTCCTGATGCTCTTCACAGCCTGACGCTGATGCTGCTCTCTTTCGATCGCCTCAAATAAAGCTCTAAAATTTCCAGCTCCAAACCCCTCCACCTGACGAAACTGCCCTCCTGCAGTATAGGTCTGACGTTCAATGAGCTCGAAAAAGAAAGTGGGTTGTTCGAAAACAGGTTGGGTAAAGGTTTGGAGTAAGAAAGCTGGGATCGTTTGACATTGTCGGTCTACTAACACCTGGCAGGTAGAAATTGCTTCCCAATCTGATTCAGCCAGGATCTGGGCATATTCCTGCTGTAGCCCCTCGTAGTAGGTCGCAGGGATAGACAGAAAATTCAAACCCACCTGACGCAGGGCACTGACCGTGGTCAGAATATCTGGAGTCTGCAAAGCAATATGCTGAATCCCAGGACCCCGATTCAGGTCGAGAAATTCCTGAATTTGCGAGGTGACGGTTGCAGGCTGGTTAATCGGTAGTTGGATGGGGCCTTCCGGGTGAACCAGAACCTGGCTGTCGAGACCAGAGTACTCGGTTTGAATGGTGAAACTCTGGCGAGCCTGGAACCCTAAAACGGTTTCATACCAGGTAACTGCTGCTTTCAGGTCTCCAGCTGCAACATTCAAGACAAGATGGTCGATTGCGGTCAGTTGAGGGTCTGCATCCGCAAGTGAATCTGCGGTCCTGCTGGGAAGAGGGATCGATCGGAGGGGGGAACCCAGATGGGGCAGGGGTGAGGTTATTCCCTGGCGTTCTATCAGGGTGTGGCAGAGGGATCCCCAACCAGCAATCTGCGCCCACTTTAAGCAGCCTGCGGGTTGCCACTCTACCTGAATCGGCTGGCAGACCCTGGCCCCCTGGTGGATAGCCTGTTCCATTGTGGCAGTCAGATTATCGACGGTGAAGGCAACATCTGCCACTCCTGATGGATGCTCCCTCAGGTATTGGGCAACGGGACCTGTTGTGCCTGGGGCAGAGGAAAGCAGGATGTCGATCGCACCATTGCTCAAAATATCAGTGTGGCTGTCGCAAGTTGTTTGGTGCGCAACTAATGGTAACCCCAGTTGATTAACGAACCAGTTTCGGGATGCTGTCGCATCTTTGACATAGAAGTGAATGTGGTTGATCCGCATAACGCTTCAGAATAGAGGTTTCTGGAATGATGATGGGGGTTAGTCCAGCTATCTGGTGTGACTAGTGCAGTTTGAAGGCAAATGCTGCAGTCCCAGAATTGTACTCTGGGTCATCCGAGTGCCCACATCCTCCCAGGAGGGTGAAGTCAGGGAGGACGCTATCGGAAAATCGGTCAATAGCAGTCCTGTACACTCTCCTGAGAGAAGGGGAATGCTAAAGTAGAAAACGATAAATCTATCCTCAAATGGGGTTGTGCAAATTAATCAAGGGTTGATCCTGAGGAAAGACCCGTAAGAGCGCATAGTTCCTGTAAGGATGCATCGTTGTAGGACTGATGTCTGTCCGAGGAAAATGAGAGGGGTTGCAGGTAATATGTTGCATTATTTGCCTTTCTAGAACGATTGACTGCCAATCCTGCAAGAATTGCATCTGTATTTGCAAGGCTGAATCAAATTTTCAACTGAATGTAGCGATCCATCATTGCTATTACCCATACCAATACGGGGAATCGTAGGGAATCTAAAGTGAGCCAACTCGATCCGACTCAATTAGAACAACTGAAGGAACTGGGGGACTATCTTCGCCAGCAACGGGAGGAAAAAAATCTTCGTCTGGAGGAGGTTAAGGCCAAAACCTATATTCCCCTGGGAATTTTGGAGGCCCTGGAAAATGCCCAGGTGGAGCATTTGCCTGAACCGGTGTTTATTCAGGGTTTCATTAAGCGTTATGCCGAACTGCTGGGTCTGGATGGAGTAGCGCTGGCCCGGTCGTTTCCAGTGACTCCCCAATCTCCCATCTCCACCACCCTGGTTCCACTGGAAGATAGGAGTTCCCCCTTAGAGTATAAACCGGTCTACACATCCTATATTGTCGGGGCGATCCTGATTGGTCTGGTGGTTTTCTTTTTCCCCACCCTGCAATCCACGCTCAGTTCCCTGAATCAAGTGACGCAGAAATTACCTGCCAGACAGACCCAGCCGTCAGCCACGCCTGATTCTGCCAGGGAACTGCCGGTTGCCTCTCCCGTGGCGACAGCACCGATCCAGGTAACCCTGATCTTGACCGGAGAATCCTGGCTGAAGGTAATGGCAGATGACAAAACCCAATATGAGGGGGTGTTATCGAAGGGAACGCAGCGAACCTGGTCTGCCCAGAGAAAGCTGACGATCGAAACTGGGAATGCCGGAGCTGTGTCTGTGGCTCTGAATGCCGGGGAGACCAAAGTCATGGGAGCTCCGGGTGAGGTGAAACGGGTCACGTTTAAGGCTGGGCAGACGCCCTAGGGTGTCCCGATCGCCTGTCCCCCGCATCGGGCGGTGTAGCTTCTAGCCGGATACTGATCCACATAGCGGTAGATCGCTACGGGAGCAGCAACGCGACAGGTGAAAAACTCGACGGCTGCTCTGCCATCGGGGAGGAGTAATACCTTGGGAGCGAGATCCTGGGGAGGCTCCGTGCGCCATTTCCATTGCACTTGGGGGGGAATGGTGTCCACCAGGTGGTGATGGCTCCAGTTCCGCTGATCGCCCAGGGATCCCATTTCTTGCAATTCTCGCCGCAAGATCGAAGCAATCATGAATGAAGCAGGCGAGAAGTCTCCATCCAGAGCATCCATGAAGTCCATGAAACTGCCTTGGGGTTGGGGAGGGTGCTGGCGATCGCCACTCTGGAAGAGCGCAGTTTCCAGTTGGGCGGTGGTGCTCATTTCCTCAGGAACAGCATAAATTGCCCCGACCCCGCCATCCTGGATGCGATTCAGGTAACATACGAAGCGGATACCAGGTTTCAACTTCAAGGTGGGCAGGCGGGTCAGGGCAGCAGCCGGATTAACCACACTAATAAACCAGCGTCCAGCGGTATTGGGAGTAGGCACCGTTTCTTCAGCAGGGGCCGCAAACTTGAACAGGTCGCCCAGGGCATCCAGAGAATCTGGTTCAGGCATGGTATCCAACTCATCAGGTGAAGTTTTTTGAGGTGGACGATTCTCAGATTCAGGTAACACTAGCGCTGCTTTAATATGCTGCCTGATCTTCTGAATGGAT containing:
- a CDS encoding CPP1-like family protein gives rise to the protein MSDQSPYQRLGITEDASFDEVQDAKERLLKHHAGDRGQQELIEAAYDAILMERLRMVQQGKIKVPDRIRYAEKLTQVPASFTPVPATQPPAWLRNLIDTPSRSHLIWSAGVYTVLGVASVLFAAATNSAILQLTLAFGIATCLYFLNAKEHKFGRAVLLTLAGLITGLLLGSALGSLIPPAVLQGEVLATLVTLLIFWVISSFLR
- a CDS encoding thiazole synthase, giving the protein MQTLDKTPEQLRQDTPLTIAGRSFQSRLMTGTGKYQTFEQMRQSIAASGCEIVTVAVRRVQTNAPGHEGLAEALDWQKLWMLPNTAGCQTAEEAIRVARLGREMAKLLGQEDNNFVKLEVIPDTRYLLPDPIGTLQAATQLVKEGFAVLPYINADPLLAKHLEEAGCATVMPLGSPIGSGQGIRNAANIQIIIENATVPVVVDAGIGTPSEAAQAMEMGADALLINTAIAQAQNPMAMASAMGLATNAGRLAFLAGRIPVKDYASASSPLTGMVRS
- a CDS encoding ssl1498 family light-harvesting-like protein, with protein sequence MPYTTEEGGRLNNFAAEPKMYRAEPPTQTEKRNYIILGSVALALVSGLIFVAFSVSQIG
- a CDS encoding RodZ domain-containing protein, with amino-acid sequence MSQLDPTQLEQLKELGDYLRQQREEKNLRLEEVKAKTYIPLGILEALENAQVEHLPEPVFIQGFIKRYAELLGLDGVALARSFPVTPQSPISTTLVPLEDRSSPLEYKPVYTSYIVGAILIGLVVFFFPTLQSTLSSLNQVTQKLPARQTQPSATPDSARELPVASPVATAPIQVTLILTGESWLKVMADDKTQYEGVLSKGTQRTWSAQRKLTIETGNAGAVSVALNAGETKVMGAPGEVKRVTFKAGQTP
- a CDS encoding response regulator transcription factor; this encodes MAPAKILVVDDDPAIRNLIHRFLAKHNYQMESAEDGKTAMALFEQFNPDLVILDVNLPDANGYNLCQEMQGRTNVFVLMLTSRTDEADKIRGFSTGADDYITKPFSLGELGVRVEALLRRIRDIKPAEQQSLVFDKLAIDPVRREVTLNNQLVPLTALEFDLLHFLASHPGRVWRRAELIQQVWDYEYVGDQRVVDVHIGQIRKKIETDITQPALIQTVRGVGYKFEVPGMDGS
- a CDS encoding tetratricopeptide repeat protein encodes the protein MIDTALSSISNQNQQIYQRLKLALGLDLRRQIFVAVCDDLALQSHLSAQLDTELAYPIAPAADSHTGQDTYPRLVTLTLDLSDPNPVAQIARWLSKNPPPRSRTGHQSAPGFQILGIEKLTRQPASVQWQFLSYLRTMEQELSLIESSLLLWLPRPWFHSVQQSAPEFWNLRTGFFEFAGDPTPIAALSSPADLDRKAQPTADLTDSKVVELNRTEPTYLKQDQPEKPDIWDILTEDLAKLGDNPSSRPASEAATTEKAIQPESRDSLAIEAETETAPPHETANSLPVSQPRQYQFLKTSGQPAQVTTKTANRQRIPQQGNQRPVQQPQRAVLELGNLLPQPQDKVVHLRRDPFAPPKPTLQPVASPLKAAAAPVHPPAQVISPSPLSASQLELWRSLIQDRPAQRLLEEIEQLGQQPASNLELAIACRNLGNYYRDRVEQGEGSDANLNLAIQAYEQVLICLDHSSLPLSQTAASPHPLLPDVLNDLGNLYWMLSRQLTNPDQKLGQLSQSIETYRAALKHLDVTTQSMSYAMIQNNLGAAYGDLARHQDTVDNLQQSIAAYQEALRHRQPAVDPLKYASTQNNLGTAYWHLAQHQQPKTRLREAIAAYSDALQYYNPEQEPLNYAMIQNNLGTAYWNLAQFEQPDKLLELAVTAYQAALVYRTAEAVPTAHAATQNNLGTAYWHLAGRSKDNPAARQDYLQQAIVAYTAAIQTAHRVTSPLTFDVFATQNNLGLAYYQMATDKQFPLEKAQRSAHLEAALHHHLQALQGWQAQPEYYQTALGYVMQTIRAFYNELGLQGQNLALSKVPGHLLREILPRI
- the dnaK gene encoding molecular chaperone DnaK, translating into MAKVVGIDLGTTNSVVAVMEGGKPSVIANAEGFRTTPSVVAFAKNGDRLVGQIAKRQAVMNPENTFYSVKRFIGRRHDEVTHEATEVSYRVINDHGNVRLDCPTAGKQFAPEEISAQVLRKLIEDASKYIGETVTQAVITVPAYFNDSQRQATKDAGRIAGVEVLRIINEPTAAALAYGLENKENQTILVFDLGGGTFDVSILEVDDGFFEVKSTSGDTHLGGDDFDKKIVDFLAEDFKRTEGIELRKDKQALQRLTEAAEKAKIELSSVTQAEINLPFITATQEGPKHLDMTLTRAKFEELCSDLFDRCRVPVETAMRDAGLTKNDIDEVVLVGGSTRIPAVQELVRRLMGKEPNQSVNPDEVVAVGAAVQAGVLAGEVKDILLLDVTPLSLGVETLGGVMTKIIPRNTTIPTKKSEVFSTAVDGQTNVEIHVLQGEREMSSDNKSLGTFRLDGIPPAPRGVPQIEVTFDIDANGILNVRAKDKGTGKEQSISITGASTLPKDDVERMVREAESNASADRERREKVDLKNQADSLTYQAEKQLSELGDKVPAADKTKIEGQIKELREVVAKEDFDRMKTLTTELQQTLYTVGSNIYQQAAGAAGGPTTDEDPTPPPPGGGSKDDDVIDADFTESK
- the hppD gene encoding 4-hydroxyphenylpyruvate dioxygenase — protein: MRINHIHFYVKDATASRNWFVNQLGLPLVAHQTTCDSHTDILSNGAIDILLSSAPGTTGPVAQYLREHPSGVADVAFTVDNLTATMEQAIHQGARVCQPIQVEWQPAGCLKWAQIAGWGSLCHTLIERQGITSPLPHLGSPLRSIPLPSRTADSLADADPQLTAIDHLVLNVAAGDLKAAVTWYETVLGFQARQSFTIQTEYSGLDSQVLVHPEGPIQLPINQPATVTSQIQEFLDLNRGPGIQHIALQTPDILTTVSALRQVGLNFLSIPATYYEGLQQEYAQILAESDWEAISTCQVLVDRQCQTIPAFLLQTFTQPVFEQPTFFFELIERQTYTAGGQFRQVEGFGAGNFRALFEAIEREQHQRQAVKSIRTSL